Genomic window (Microbacterium oxydans):
TCGAGACGACCACGTGCACCGTCGCGGGGTCCGCGGCACGCTCGAGCAGCCATGCTCCCAGCGCGGCGGCGTCGCCGGCGGTCCGATAGGAGGGCAGCACGTCGGCGGGCGGAACGTCGAGGACCACCCCGGCGACCGCCGCGACGTCACCGGGGAGCCGCACGTTCACCGGTCGGTCGTCGAGCGGGAGCAGGGCGATGCGCGGACGCGCGGTCGTGTCGGACACGGAGGGACTGCCTTTCATCGGGGGCGGGGCGGGGTGGGTCGAGGTCGGGTCGGGATCAGAGGGACGAGTTCGGTCGGGATTCAGGGGCGTGAGATCGACACGAGGTACGAGTACCGGTCTCCGCGATACACCGACTCGGCGTACTCGATCGGGCGGCTGCGCGCGTCGTACGTCGTGCGCTTCACCAGGAAGGCGGGCGAGAACGGCGGCGTCTGCAGCGCGGCCGCCTGCTCCTCGTCGAGGACGACCGCGTGGATCTCCTGGTCCGCGCGCACGGCCGAGATGTGGAAACGGGTACGCAGGTCGTCGTAGAGGGAGTCGCCCACGATGCCGTCCTCGAGACCGGGCACGGCATCGGCGGCGATCGAGCAGACCTCGAGGCAGATCGGGATGTCGTCGGCGGTGCGGATGCGGCGGATGCGGACCACGGGCGACTGGGGGCTGAGGTTCAGCGCGTAACCGGCCGTCTGGCCGGCGGAGGCCGTGCCGACGTCGACCGACAGCGACCCCGGACGCATGTTGCGCAGATGCATGTCCTCCGAGAACGAGGTCAGCTCGAAGGTCTTGCTGATGCGCGAGGCGCTCACGAACGTGCCCGCTCCCTGCAGGCGGTAGACGAGGCCGTCCCGCTCCAGCTCATCGAGCGCGCGGCGCACGGTCTGACGGTTCACCTCGAGCGACTCGGCGAGGTCGCGCTCGGTCGGCAGCTTCTCGTGCGGGGCCAGTCCCTGCTGGATGACCTCCTCCAGATGCCGGCGCACCCGCTCGTGCTTCGTCACACCCTCGATCGACGACATGTCATCCCCCTCATTTGGACTAACCCAATCTTGACGATTGCCGCCGCATGTGTCAATGTCTGTTCTCAGCGGTTCCGAATTGGTCTATTCCAATCCTTTTGCAAGGTCAATGATGAGCGGAGAACTCCCATGCACACGAAGCAGCACATGCGCCGGCGCGCCCTGATCGCCGGCGCT
Coding sequences:
- a CDS encoding GntR family transcriptional regulator, with translation MSSIEGVTKHERVRRHLEEVIQQGLAPHEKLPTERDLAESLEVNRQTVRRALDELERDGLVYRLQGAGTFVSASRISKTFELTSFSEDMHLRNMRPGSLSVDVGTASAGQTAGYALNLSPQSPVVRIRRIRTADDIPICLEVCSIAADAVPGLEDGIVGDSLYDDLRTRFHISAVRADQEIHAVVLDEEQAAALQTPPFSPAFLVKRTTYDARSRPIEYAESVYRGDRYSYLVSISRP